One window from the genome of Prinia subflava isolate CZ2003 ecotype Zambia chromosome 2, Cam_Psub_1.2, whole genome shotgun sequence encodes:
- the LOC134547572 gene encoding eukaryotic initiation factor 4A-III-like produces the protein MWGQLSSYPQVDWLTEKMREANFTVSSMHGDMPQKERESIMKEFRSGASRVLISTDVWARGLDVPQVSLIINYDLPNNRELYIHRIGRSGRYGRKGVAINFVKNDDIRILRDIEQYYSTQIDEMPMNVADLI, from the exons ATGTGGGGCCAACTCTCCTCCTACCCCCAG GTCGACTGGCTCACAGAGAAGATGAGGGAAGCCAACTTCACCGTTTCATCCATGCACGGGGACATGCCCCAGAAGGAGAGGGAGTCCATCATGAAGGAGTTCAGGTCTGGTGCAAG CCGAGTTCTCATCTCCACGGACGTTTGGGCTCGGGGCCTGGACGTGCCTCAGGTGTCGCTGATCATTAACTACGACCTGCCCAACAACAGAGAGCTCTACATCCACAG GATCGGCCGCTCGGGCAGGTACGGCCGCAAGGGCGTGGCCATCAACTTCGTGAAGAACGACGACATCCGCATCCTGCGGGACATCGAGCAGTACTACTCGACCCAGATCGACGAGATGCCCATGAACG TCGCTGATCTCATCTGA